A portion of the Bacillus oleivorans genome contains these proteins:
- a CDS encoding response regulator transcription factor has translation MNEQDYTILVVDDEERIRRLLKMYLEREGFKIEEAQDGAEALNKAFATDYDLILLDLMMPEVDGIEVTRRLREKKSTPIIMLTAKGEEANRVQGFEVGTDDYIVKPFSPREVVLRVKALLRRASKTSYLNTETSAKNVIVFPHLTIDHDAHRVTADGIEVSLTPKEYELLYFLAKTPDKVYDREHLLKEVWQYEFFGDLRTVDTHIKRLREKLSKVSEQAAKMIVTVWGVGYKFEVGTE, from the coding sequence ATGATGAAGAACGGATTCGCCGGTTGTTAAAAATGTACTTAGAAAGGGAAGGATTTAAGATTGAAGAAGCTCAAGATGGTGCCGAAGCTTTAAATAAGGCTTTTGCAACAGATTACGATTTAATTTTACTCGACTTAATGATGCCAGAGGTAGATGGAATTGAGGTAACCCGCCGTTTACGTGAAAAGAAATCTACACCGATTATCATGTTGACAGCGAAAGGGGAAGAAGCTAATAGAGTTCAAGGCTTTGAGGTCGGAACCGATGATTACATTGTAAAGCCATTTAGCCCGCGAGAAGTAGTTTTGCGTGTAAAAGCACTATTAAGACGCGCGTCTAAAACATCTTATTTAAATACAGAAACATCAGCCAAGAATGTAATCGTTTTCCCTCATCTAACGATTGATCACGATGCCCACCGGGTGACTGCTGATGGAATAGAAGTAAGCTTAACACCAAAAGAATATGAATTGCTATATTTTCTTGCGAAAACACCGGATAAAGTATATGACAGGGAGCATCTGTTAAAAGAAGTTTGGCAATATGAGTTTTTCGGGGATTTACGCACGGTGGACACCCATATTAAACGTTTGAGAGAAAAGTTAAGCAAAGTATCGGAGCAGGCAGCGAAAATGATTGTCACTGTTTGGGGAGTTGGATATAAATTCGAGGTCGGTACTGAATGA
- a CDS encoding ATP-binding protein, whose product MIWKSVVGKLWATILLLVGFVLFVLTMFLLQFFQRYHVNEIEDDLKRTAAKVSFIMEEHENLELALEITGELVDQATRVIVFLEEGDQFYLPNDRNVHLPVDVFTEDNLLPRILATGESVELEISPPGEVNTDEYSHVKVVGTPFIKPDGENGVAFIYQSLEVVRDTANQTTKLILLAAGIAFVLTTIFAFFLSTRITAPLLKMREAAFEVAREKFDTKVPILTNDEIGELATAFNQMGKQLKYNMSALRQEKEQLSSILSSMADGVITLNRDGTILMTNPPAERFLQYWYYDKSNTQIIDGLPAKVYDLFQSAVLTEQEQTGEISLQMRTWTVIVSPLYNQSSVRGAVAVVRDMTEERKMDKIRKDFIANVSHELRTPISMLQGYSEAIVDDIASSDEEKKEIAKVIYDESLRMGRLVNDLLDLASIEAGHITVYHETLELYHYLDRVLKKFSGIAKEKEIVLELKGIEKDDTFAFDEDKIEQVLTNLIDNAIRHTPGGGKVQVQGKVMDKGLLLEVMDTGSGILEEDLPFVFERFYKGDKSRTRGRSGTGLGLSIAKNIIDAHEGHISVQSKVGQGTTFSIFIPRKSRENDK is encoded by the coding sequence ATGATTTGGAAAAGTGTAGTCGGTAAGCTGTGGGCTACCATTCTCTTGCTTGTCGGCTTCGTACTATTTGTCTTAACGATGTTTCTGCTCCAGTTTTTTCAGCGATATCATGTTAATGAAATTGAAGATGATCTAAAAAGAACAGCTGCAAAAGTCTCGTTTATTATGGAGGAGCATGAAAATTTAGAGCTTGCCTTAGAAATTACGGGAGAGTTGGTCGATCAAGCCACAAGAGTAATCGTTTTCTTGGAAGAAGGAGACCAGTTTTATCTTCCTAATGACCGCAATGTGCATTTACCAGTTGATGTATTCACGGAAGATAATCTCTTACCCCGTATATTAGCTACAGGGGAAAGTGTAGAGCTTGAAATATCTCCCCCAGGTGAGGTTAATACCGATGAATATTCCCATGTAAAGGTAGTAGGAACTCCTTTTATTAAACCAGACGGAGAAAATGGGGTTGCCTTTATATATCAATCGTTAGAAGTAGTACGTGATACGGCTAACCAAACAACCAAATTAATCCTGCTTGCCGCTGGAATTGCCTTTGTTTTAACTACTATATTTGCCTTTTTCTTATCAACCAGAATCACAGCTCCTTTGCTAAAAATGAGAGAAGCTGCTTTTGAGGTAGCTCGGGAAAAGTTTGACACGAAGGTGCCAATCTTAACGAATGATGAAATCGGTGAGCTGGCTACAGCCTTTAACCAAATGGGCAAGCAATTAAAATATAATATGAGTGCCTTAAGGCAGGAAAAGGAGCAGCTTTCTAGTATATTGAGCAGTATGGCAGATGGGGTCATTACGTTAAATAGGGACGGAACCATTCTAATGACAAATCCTCCAGCTGAGAGATTTCTGCAATACTGGTATTACGACAAATCCAATACGCAAATCATTGATGGACTTCCAGCAAAGGTATATGACCTATTTCAATCAGCTGTGCTGACTGAACAAGAACAAACTGGGGAAATCTCTTTACAAATGCGAACATGGACGGTTATTGTGAGCCCGCTTTACAACCAAAGTTCTGTTCGCGGGGCAGTTGCAGTTGTTCGTGATATGACAGAAGAGCGAAAAATGGATAAGATACGAAAGGATTTTATTGCGAACGTTTCCCATGAGCTTAGAACTCCGATTTCCATGCTTCAGGGATATAGTGAAGCGATTGTCGATGACATTGCCAGTTCTGATGAAGAGAAAAAGGAAATTGCAAAAGTTATCTATGACGAGTCTCTTCGCATGGGCAGACTTGTAAACGATTTATTAGATCTGGCCAGCATAGAGGCTGGTCATATTACAGTTTATCATGAAACGCTTGAGCTTTATCATTATCTTGACCGTGTGTTAAAGAAGTTTTCTGGGATTGCAAAAGAAAAAGAGATTGTCCTTGAATTAAAAGGAATTGAAAAAGATGACACATTTGCATTTGACGAAGATAAGATCGAACAAGTTTTAACGAATTTAATAGATAATGCAATCCGGCATACTCCGGGCGGGGGAAAAGTACAGGTTCAAGGTAAAGTGATGGACAAGGGTCTTTTGCTTGAAGTAATGGATACCGGCTCAGGCATCCTGGAAGAAGATTTGCCTTTCGTATTCGAACGGTTTTATAAAGGTGACAAATCGAGAACAAGAGGAAGATCTGGTACCGGCTTAGGTTTATCCATTGCTAAAAATATTATTGATGCTCATGAAGGACATATTTCCGTTCAGAGCAAAGTTGGACAAGGAACGACGTTTTCTATTTTTATCCCTCGAAAAAGCAGAGAAAATGACAAGTGA